The region TGCCCAGCGGTTCCCACTGAACCCAGACTTTCGCGCGACCACGCATGCCGAGCTTCAGTTCGTCCTCGGCGGCAACCAAGGGAACTTGAGCGGGGAACGTTGCGTTCTGTGGCCGCATCCGCCCGGTTTCTGGATCGGTGACCGAAGGCAAGTCGCCCCCTTGCTGTGTGCTGAGCGAAGGCGGAATGAACGCAACCTCTTTGCTACCCATCACTGCGATCCGGCCTTTGAAAGTCCGGCCGGGGTAAGCGTCAAGCTTGATCTCAACTTCCTGCTCTGGAATAACCAATTCGATCTGATCTTGATCGATGTAAAGAACAGCCTCCATGTCGTTGGCGTCGCCAATCTGGCAAACGACATCGCTCGTCGAGAGATGGGCCCCTTGATTCTTCACGTCGAAGATGGAACCCGACCACTCCGGCAAACGGCCATCGTCTCCGGTATGGGCCTTCTTGTCTGGCACGGGAAACACCGTTCCGTTGATTGGGGCCGGTACGTCGATCAAAGCCACTTGCTGTCGCTTCTTTTCAAGCTGCTGCTCCAGCGAGTTGATTTGCTGCTGAACTTCAACGTAGGTCTGTTCGATTTCCGAACTTTGTTCGGCTCGCAGTCGTTGGTTGTTGAGGGCCTCGTGGAGAACTTGCAACCGCTCCAGTTCGTTCTCGATCTCGGATAGTTCGAGCAACAAGTCGAGATTGGTCACGCGGGCCAATCTCGTTCCTTGTTCGACATACTGTCCTGGCTTAACAAGCATTCCGTCGAGTTCGCCTGGCACGACAACGAAAACGCTCTCGGCATTGCTAGGCTGGACTTCTACCGGGCACTTTACCCACTGGGGCACAGGAATGTAAACGATTCCCGCGATCACTGCCGCCACGGCCGAGGCGGTGATCAAGACATTCTTCCGCTTCACCTGTGACATTCTCCCAGGGACATACAGGAACTTACACAACTGGTAGATGGGCATCACCACCAAACCATAAACGCCCGCCAAGGCAATCATTTGCCCGATGACCTTCAATCCGTACGGTTCGAAGACCTGATTCAAAAAGAGCATGATCGAGGCGGTCACGACCAGGCGGTAAATATTCGAGGCAACGGTATACAAACCGAAGAAAAACTGATTCCGTTCCGGCAGGAAAGGATCGTCCGGCAGTTCCATCCCGAGGCAATACTTCGACATAAAGCGGTGCAGCACGCTGCTCGCTTTTTGCCGCATGTTCGGCACTTCCATG is a window of Bremerella sp. TYQ1 DNA encoding:
- a CDS encoding HlyD family efflux transporter periplasmic adaptor subunit encodes the protein MVSLQDSLVASSSRPLPLRARPDISARKHTYQGRGYWVVKEPLGLNYFRFQEEEYAILNMLDGKTSLQDIKDKFEKEFAPQKISFSDLQQFIGTLHRSGLVITTAMDQGRQLKSRRDERKWKEKVQLMSNVLAVRFKGFDPDRLLNALNPYTRWFFTGPAFILVLLLCAAAVTLVTVQNDVFRSRLPSFQEFFGPSNWLLLGCVLAFTKVLHEFGHGLSCKRYGGECHEMGVMFLVMTPCLYCNVSDSWMLPNKWHRAMIGAAGMYVEVFLASIATFIWWFSEPGLLNHLALQVMFVSSVSTVIFNGNPLLRYDGYYILSDIMEVPNMRQKASSVLHRFMSKYCLGMELPDDPFLPERNQFFFGLYTVASNIYRLVVTASIMLFLNQVFEPYGLKVIGQMIALAGVYGLVVMPIYQLCKFLYVPGRMSQVKRKNVLITASAVAAVIAGIVYIPVPQWVKCPVEVQPSNAESVFVVVPGELDGMLVKPGQYVEQGTRLARVTNLDLLLELSEIENELERLQVLHEALNNQRLRAEQSSEIEQTYVEVQQQINSLEQQLEKKRQQVALIDVPAPINGTVFPVPDKKAHTGDDGRLPEWSGSIFDVKNQGAHLSTSDVVCQIGDANDMEAVLYIDQDQIELVIPEQEVEIKLDAYPGRTFKGRIAVMGSKEVAFIPPSLSTQQGGDLPSVTDPETGRMRPQNATFPAQVPLVAAEDELKLGMRGRAKVWVQWEPLGSRMWRYISRTFHFYL